A section of the Sphaerisporangium krabiense genome encodes:
- a CDS encoding LLM class flavin-dependent oxidoreductase → RAPRRSVPDGKGGHLVDGLLIPPSYSFATLARLPRFRLYASLLQQPGAETPDFAAQVDEILALLDGTYVSADGIDAHAVPGEGAELAVWVLGSSGGQSARVAGERGLPFAANYHVSPSSVLEAVDAYRAAFKPSATLAAPYVLVSADVLVTPDDETARAVGAPFGHWVRSIRTGRGAMPYPSPEEAAADPLSEEDRLLVADRLDTRFAGPPETVVERLRVLRDVTGADELLVTTIAHDHADRVRSFRLLAEAWGLD, encoded by the coding sequence CGCGGGCGCCGCGCCGGTCCGTCCCCGACGGCAAGGGCGGCCACCTGGTGGACGGCCTGCTGATCCCGCCGTCGTACTCGTTCGCCACGCTGGCCCGGCTGCCCCGGTTCCGGCTGTACGCCTCGCTGCTGCAACAGCCGGGCGCCGAGACGCCGGACTTCGCGGCGCAGGTCGACGAGATCCTCGCCCTGCTGGACGGCACCTACGTGTCGGCCGACGGCATCGACGCGCACGCCGTCCCCGGCGAGGGCGCCGAGCTGGCGGTGTGGGTGCTCGGCAGCAGCGGCGGCCAGAGCGCGCGGGTCGCGGGCGAGCGCGGGCTGCCGTTCGCGGCGAACTACCACGTCAGCCCATCCAGCGTGCTGGAGGCGGTGGACGCCTACCGCGCGGCGTTCAAGCCCTCGGCGACGCTCGCCGCCCCGTACGTGCTGGTGTCGGCGGACGTGCTGGTGACCCCGGACGACGAGACGGCCCGCGCGGTGGGCGCGCCGTTCGGCCACTGGGTGCGGTCGATCCGCACCGGCCGGGGCGCGATGCCGTACCCCTCGCCGGAGGAGGCCGCGGCCGACCCGCTGAGCGAGGAGGACCGCCTGCTGGTGGCCGACCGGCTGGACACGCGGTTCGCCGGGCCGCCGGAGACCGTGGTGGAGCGGCTACGGGTGCTCAGGGACGTCACCGGGGCCGACGAACTGCTCGTCACGACCATCGCCCACGACCACGCCGACCGGGTGCGCTCCTTCCGGCTGCTCGCCGAGGCCTGGGGCCTGGACTAG
- a CDS encoding class I SAM-dependent methyltransferase, whose amino-acid sequence MSADPGAARGGARELAARYQERGDPLGWFEPLYSAAERGEGVVPWAHRVPNSLVVGWAEATAANGAGRTALVPGCGLGDDAEYLAGLGFAVTAFDIAPTAVAAARRRFPGTSVRYVTADLLDPPAAWRGAFDLVAEAYTLQVLRGPLRERAMASLAGLLAPGGTLLVVARAREESDPPGHMPWPLTRAEVESFGARALTAARVDLVPGPPGGDPPVRYWRAEFRAA is encoded by the coding sequence ATGTCCGCCGATCCCGGTGCGGCGCGCGGCGGCGCGCGCGAGCTCGCGGCGCGCTACCAGGAACGCGGCGACCCGCTCGGCTGGTTCGAGCCGCTGTACTCGGCGGCCGAGCGCGGCGAGGGCGTGGTCCCCTGGGCGCACCGCGTGCCGAACTCCCTGGTCGTGGGCTGGGCCGAGGCCACGGCGGCGAACGGCGCCGGACGCACCGCGCTGGTCCCCGGCTGCGGGCTCGGCGACGACGCCGAGTACCTGGCGGGGCTCGGCTTCGCGGTGACCGCCTTCGACATCGCCCCGACGGCCGTCGCGGCCGCCCGCCGCCGCTTCCCCGGCACCTCCGTGCGCTACGTCACCGCCGACCTGCTGGACCCGCCCGCCGCGTGGCGGGGCGCCTTCGACCTGGTGGCCGAGGCGTACACGCTGCAGGTCCTGCGCGGGCCGCTGCGCGAGCGCGCCATGGCGTCCCTGGCGGGCCTGCTCGCGCCCGGGGGCACGCTGCTGGTCGTGGCCCGCGCCCGCGAGGAGTCCGACCCGCCCGGCCACATGCCCTGGCCGCTCACCCGCGCCGAGGTCGAGTCCTTCGGGGCACGCGCGCTGACCGCGGCGCGCGTGGACCTGGTGCCGGGGCCGCCCGGCGGCGACCCTCCGGTGCGGTACTGGCGCGCGGAGTTCCGCGCGGCGTGA
- a CDS encoding HAD domain-containing protein — MTKRPLILLDVDGVLNPARRHSLRQRRHECVLDGRSYRILLDARHGAKLAALARDTGAELAWATTWEDHANAEIAPRLGLPALPVIAVNGDPGSRAGEHFKTRHVAEYVAGRPFVWFDDGLGVPDWQYLKDHPGVGEFLLVDVEPRTGLTDAHLERARAWLSGRDAEAVDR; from the coding sequence GTGACGAAGCGTCCCCTGATACTTCTGGACGTGGACGGGGTGCTGAACCCGGCCAGGCGCCACTCCCTGCGGCAGCGCCGCCACGAGTGCGTGCTGGACGGCCGCTCCTACCGGATCCTGCTCGACGCCCGGCACGGCGCCAAGCTGGCGGCGCTGGCCCGCGACACCGGCGCCGAGCTGGCCTGGGCCACCACCTGGGAGGATCACGCCAACGCCGAGATCGCCCCGCGCCTCGGCCTGCCCGCGCTGCCCGTCATCGCGGTGAACGGCGACCCGGGCTCGCGCGCGGGCGAGCACTTCAAGACCCGGCACGTCGCCGAGTACGTCGCCGGGCGGCCGTTCGTCTGGTTCGACGACGGCCTCGGCGTCCCCGACTGGCAGTACCTCAAGGACCATCCCGGCGTGGGCGAGTTCCTGCTGGTCGACGTGGAGCCCCGCACCGGGCTCACCGACGCGCACCTGGAGCGCGCCCGCGCCTGGCTGTCGGGCCGAGACGCCGAGGCCGTTGATCGTTAA